One part of the Solanum dulcamara chromosome 8, daSolDulc1.2, whole genome shotgun sequence genome encodes these proteins:
- the LOC129899873 gene encoding uncharacterized protein LOC129899873, which yields MARGQAKQPNNKLIAEFTAFMANGQGRNAQRFKHQAIKGTNTYHRYTNPRQNQRSDKPQNKFKGKKKYDPNLSCTYCGKTGHIKANASLTQQADEDIGKTDFEINDGNFEEQFSKQQIVEMMQIYKQSKLTQIGKTKINANVMNGTILKYSNSVPTNLEQNTWIINSGALEHMCFDPNSFLFLNPLPVPLNINLPNSFKDLSMKSPQVFGEVREGLYLLDSNSDKPRIVFNSNDVSSIPKERNPISQSISVFNSVHVNAAPHVKLWHVRFFLTIVDDYSKGTWTFLLSTKSNAFPILKSFLSMVERQFNVRVKMIRSDNALELGKGTQKSAFLASQGILHQFSCVATPQQNGTVERKHRHLLEIARGLMFQSKLPMCYWGESVLTATHIINRLSSSVLKGQTPYEVLFRQKPTYDHLRNFGCLCYTSTLAQERNKFDEKAIACVLLGYPLQQKEYKLLSLDTKKVFISRDVSSQSESTLSQQTTPTAQPPHLDHAYPSSTALDTSTPDPITDKPRRSSRISHEPRYLRDYICNSVMFTDLWKACFDHSHKAKRYVFSFLSLNNQQLLHSLSNITEPSCYSQASHHPAWIETMSSEIQALETNRT from the exons ATGGCAAGAGGTCAAGCAAAACAGCCAAACAACAAACTAATTGCTGAATTTACAGCATTCATGGCTAATGGACAGGGAAGAAATGCACAGAGATTTAAACACCAAGCAATAAAAGGAACAAACACATATCATAGGTACACCAATCCAAGGCAGAACCAGAGATCTGACAAGCCACAGAACAAGTTTAAGGGTAAGAAAAAATATGATCCAAATCTATCATGCACTTATTGTGGAAAAACAGGACAT ATTAAGGCAAATGCAAGTTTAACTCAGCAAGCAGATGAAGACATTGGGAAGACAGATTTTGAAATCAATGATGGAAATTTTGAGGAACAGTTTAGCAAGCAACAGATTGTAGAAATGATGCAAATATACAAGCAAAGCAAGTTGACACAAATAGGAAAAACAAAAATCAATGCAAATGTAATGAATGGTACCATTCTTAAATACTCAAATTCTGTACCCACTAATCTTGAACAAAATACTTGGATAATTAATTCAGGAGCTTTAGAACACATGTGTTTTGATCCCAATTCCTTCTTATTTCTAAATCCTCTCCCTGTACCTTTGAATATTAATTTACCTAATTCTTTCAAG GACCTTTCAATGAAGAGTCCTCAAGTTTTTGGTGAAGTTAGAGAGGGACTCTATTTATTGGATTCCAATAGTGACAAGCCTAGAATTGTTTTCAATTCAAATGATGTATCTTcaattccaaaagaaagaaatccCATCTCACAATCAATTTCAGTTTTTAATTCAGTACATGTTAATGCTGCTCCTCATGTAAAGCTTTGGCATGTCAG GTTCTTTCTCACCATAGTAGATGATTATAGTAAAGGGACATGGACATTCTTACTGAGTACTAAAAGTAATGCTTTTCCTATACTAAAGAGTTTTCTATCTATGGTGGAAAGACAATTCAATGTAAGGGTTAAGATGATCAGGTCTGACAATGCTTTGGAATTGGGTAAAGGCACACAAAAATCAGCATTTCTTGCTTCTCAGGGGATTTTACATCAATTTTCTTGTGTAGctacacctcaacaaaatggaacTGTTGAGAGAAAACATAGACATCTCTTAGAAATTGCCAGAGGGTTGATGTTTCAATCCAAATTGCCTATGTGCTACTGGGGAGAATCTGTTTTAACTGCTACTCATATCATTAATAGACTGTCATCTAGTGTTCTAAAGGGACAGACACCTTATGAAGTACTGTTTAGACAAAAACCTACCTATGATCATTTGAGGAACTTTGGGTGTTTATGTTATACTTCCACCCTGGCACAAGAAAGAAACAAGTTTGATGAAAAGGCTATTGCTTGTGTTTTACTAGGATATCCTTTACAGCAGAAAGAATATAAACTGTTGTCTCTTGATACAAAGAAAGTATTTATATCCAGGGATGTCAG TTCACAATCTGAATCTACACTTTCTCAACAAACAACCCCTACAGCTCAACCCCCACACCTTGACCATGCTTATCCAAGTTCTACTGCACTAGATACTTCTACCCCTGACCCTATAACAGATAAACCAAGAAGGTCTAGCAGGATATCTCATGAACCTAGATATCTAAGAGACTACATTTGCAATAGTGTGATGTTCACTGATCTATGGAAAGCTTGTTTTGATCACTCTCATAAGGCTAAAAGATATGTTTTCTCCTTTTTATCCCTCAACAATCAGCAACTACTTCATTCCCTTTCTAATATTACTGAGCCTAGCTGCTATAGCCAGGCTTCTCATCATCCAGCATGGATAGAGACCATGAGCTCAGAGATTCAGGCTTTGGAAACTAATCGAACCTGA